The following are encoded together in the Trichomycterus rosablanca isolate fTriRos1 chromosome 19, fTriRos1.hap1, whole genome shotgun sequence genome:
- the LOC134333918 gene encoding dnaJ homolog subfamily C member 16-like encodes MRKPIIDEFISNNKFLLAPHLVNQKRRKYCVLLITGEEEAFVPGNKAFLSLASANTEDVLRFAYVYQRLQQPLCAVLLKNRDSTPPQVVILERRNGAGKVLYKPVLGGWNGSEEDKHRLLEDLQRLQKDPSILTHDATLPELNNEFASMFLIRWISTAYDYLSEIIDDLFHNNWREMMPLLSLIFSALFILFGTVVIQAFSDSGDEKLSKSKAKETAKKESNVDIGRTWEIKGQKSQTLHFSFLNVDKHSEWMATLLEYAQDAMQLEADEEEEGSNRKTDYTGYVLALNGHKKYLCLFKPVYTGEVAYGKAEEEPEQSRSRSSSREDHQHRKGGARSRSTTLHIHHKLDRLGLWMERLMEGTLPHYYIPAWPGLDKITVSK; translated from the exons ATGAGAAAGCCAATCATTGACGAATTCATCTCCAACAACAAATTCTTACTTGCTCCTCATCTGGTGAACCAGAAGCGAAGAAA ATACTGTGTTCTGCTCATCACTGGCGAGGAGGAAGCCTTTGTACCAGGAAACAAAGCATTCCTGTCTCTGGCTTCTGCCAACACTGAAGATGTTCTGCGCTTTGCTTATGTGTACCAGCGTCTGCAGCAGCCTCTGTGTGCTGTACTTCTGAAGAACAGAGACAGCACTCCACCACAG gtgGTGATCCTAGAGCGGCGTAACGGAGCCGGTAAGGTGCTCTACAAGCCTGTGCTGGGTGGTTGGAATGGCAGTGAAGAGGACAAACACAGACTGCTGGAGGATCTGCAGCGGCTGCAGAAAGATCCCTCCATCCTTACCCATGATGCCACCTTGCCAGAGCTCAACAACGAGTTCGCTTCA ATGTTTCTAATCAGATGGATTTCTACAGCATATGACTACCTATCTGAAATCATTGATGATCTTTTTCACAATAATTG GCGGGAAATGATGCCTCTGCTTTCTCTGATTTTTTCTGCACTGTTCATCCTGTTTGGCACAGTGGTTATTCAGGCTTTCAG TGATTCTGGTGATGAGAAACTATCCAAATCAAAGGCAAAAGAAACAGCGAAGAAGGAAAGCAATGTGGACATAGGAAGAACATGGGAGATTAAAGGCCAGAA GAGCCAGACGCTGCACTTCTCCTTCCTGAATGTGGACAAGCACAGTGAGTGGATGGCCACTCTGCTGGAATATGCCCAGGATGCCATGCAGTTAGAGGCGGACGAGGAAGAGGAGGGCAGCAACCGCAAAACGGACTACACAGGCTACGTGCTGGCTTTAAACGGTCACAAAAAGTACCTGTGTTTGTTTAAGCCAGTCTACACAGGTGAGGTTGCCTATGGGAAGGCCGAGGAGGAGCCGGAGCAATCCAGGTCCAGGTCGAGCTCCAGAGAAGATCACCAGCACAGAAAAGGAGGGGCACGTTCACGCTCCACCACCCTCCACATCCACCACAAACTGGACCGACTTGGCTTGTGGATGGAGCGGCTGATGGAGGGCACTCTGCCTCACTACTACATCCCGGCCTGGCCCGGCCTAGACAAGATCACAGTCAGTAAGTAG